A window of the Pyrodictium abyssi genome harbors these coding sequences:
- a CDS encoding PaREP1 family protein — protein MAVRALEKPLPKPRRDPVGYASARVLEALLEGILALEFLKRGYTRNAAGKAFQAWRALVAALLALEKPALDRLVEDEKSRRRLEETGIPRVPTARLKPLSRLLEQAGYRYIRSHTDKALDLHDYQLHGPDPDLELSKYPGEEEARQDILYILSILLDIIEDRAKPGLEEARAWSSEHEQALRQLRENLQQQQA, from the coding sequence GTGGCGGTACGTGCGCTGGAGAAGCCGCTACCCAAGCCAAGGAGAGACCCTGTGGGCTACGCTTCTGCCCGTGTCCTGGAGGCCCTGCTGGAGGGTATACTGGCCCTGGAGTTCCTCAAGCGGGGCTACACCAGGAACGCAGCCGGCAAAGCCTTCCAGGCCTGGAGGGCGCTAGTGGCCGCACTGCTCGCCCTCGAGAAGCCCGCGCTAGACAGGCTAGTGGAGGACGAGAAGAGTAGAAGGCGGCTAGAGGAGACCGGGATACCCCGGGTGCCCACGGCCAGGCTCAAGCCCCTGTCAAGGCTCCTCGAGCAGGCAGGGTACAGGTACATCCGCTCCCACACCGACAAGGCGCTAGACCTCCACGACTACCAGCTCCACGGCCCAGACCCGGACCTGGAGCTCAGCAAGTACCCCGGCGAGGAGGAAGCAAGACAAGACATACTCTACATACTCAGCATACTCCTAGACATCATCGAGGACAGGGCGAAACCAGGGCTAGAAGAAGCCAGAGCATGGAGCAGCGAGCACGAACAGGCACTGAGACAGCTACGGGAAAACCTGCAACAGCAGCAGGCATAG
- the cas4a gene encoding type I-A CRISPR-associated protein Cas4/Csa1: protein MLSPSSLGRLLRRLHAVRSRDPVPEELRGWSWWSPPLRPRAHLGLGVGEAAIRWCPSRRDLHLRRVRGLEPQPTQAMLRGRVVHGAFRRSALDVARLHVLGRDPPGIVAELVASAGDAARAIAEEAGALGLEELAARAYTRFVFLWSGWVEETGQPPWYTEYVVDGSLLGLSPRLRVDALGVGIVVEVKLGAWRDDYPAALAGYALALEASHEIPVDYGLVLLVSRDASRIEPRPVYLGADERIAFIEARDEAIELLLSGQDPGAPSECTRGCPFARLCAPAAAPARGGEALGEALA, encoded by the coding sequence ATGCTCTCGCCTAGCAGCCTCGGGAGGCTCCTACGCAGGCTCCACGCCGTCCGTAGCCGCGACCCGGTGCCGGAGGAGCTGCGGGGCTGGAGCTGGTGGAGCCCGCCCCTGCGGCCCCGGGCCCACCTGGGCCTGGGCGTGGGCGAGGCCGCTATACGCTGGTGTCCTAGCCGCCGCGACCTCCACCTCCGCCGGGTCCGCGGCCTAGAGCCGCAGCCTACGCAGGCGATGCTCCGCGGGAGGGTGGTGCACGGGGCTTTCCGCCGTAGCGCTCTCGACGTGGCCCGGCTCCACGTGCTGGGCCGGGACCCGCCCGGCATAGTAGCGGAGCTCGTAGCCTCCGCGGGCGACGCTGCGCGGGCCATAGCCGAGGAGGCGGGTGCGCTTGGGCTCGAGGAGCTAGCAGCCAGGGCCTACACGCGGTTCGTGTTCCTCTGGAGCGGCTGGGTCGAGGAGACAGGGCAGCCGCCCTGGTACACAGAGTACGTGGTCGACGGGTCCCTGCTGGGGCTCTCGCCGAGGCTCCGCGTAGACGCGCTCGGGGTAGGCATAGTGGTCGAGGTGAAGCTGGGCGCCTGGAGGGACGACTACCCCGCCGCGCTGGCGGGCTACGCGCTCGCCCTGGAGGCTAGCCACGAGATCCCCGTGGACTACGGGCTCGTCCTGCTCGTCTCCCGGGACGCTTCCCGGATAGAGCCGCGCCCAGTCTACCTCGGCGCCGACGAGAGGATAGCGTTCATCGAGGCCAGGGACGAGGCGATAGAGCTGCTCCTCAGCGGCCAGGACCCCGGCGCGCCGAGCGAGTGCACACGGGGCTGCCCCTTCGCCCGCCTCTGCGCCCCGGCAGCCGCCCCGGCCCGGGGAGGCGAGGCCCTAGGTGAGGCCCTGGCATGA
- the cas1 gene encoding CRISPR-associated endonuclease Cas1, which yields MTRVLVVAAHGARIRVHRRSLVVESNGERMVAPLHEVDRVVVATSGVSVTSSAVRLLARSGVGIVFLDARGDPIVSLEPPWINAAAETRLAQYRASVENPLAYARAMVAAKLGNQAGLLRSLARRTGAAWLREEASEVEKLALRASSAASPEELRGVEARAARRYWGSLARLLPGGLGFRGRDHSSRDPVNTVLNYLYGVLYAEVFQALVVHGLDPYVGFLHALRPGSPALVYDYAEMFRASAVDSLVYSLFSSRGAPEVRVDPETGLLDRETRAELVKSLYQWLRRRAVDSRGQAEPLERHIRLYARRLAQSLRAGAEYQGFVEAWRP from the coding sequence ATGACCCGTGTCCTCGTCGTGGCGGCGCACGGGGCCAGGATACGGGTCCACCGCCGCAGCCTAGTGGTCGAGAGCAACGGTGAGCGGATGGTCGCGCCCCTCCACGAGGTAGACCGGGTAGTGGTCGCTACGAGCGGGGTCTCGGTGACGAGCAGCGCCGTCCGGCTCCTCGCCCGGAGCGGGGTGGGCATAGTATTCCTCGACGCCCGCGGCGACCCCATAGTCTCGCTCGAGCCCCCGTGGATAAACGCGGCCGCCGAGACCCGGCTCGCCCAGTACCGGGCGAGCGTCGAGAACCCGCTCGCCTACGCCAGGGCGATGGTAGCGGCTAAGCTGGGGAACCAGGCTGGGCTCCTCCGCAGCCTAGCCCGCCGCACCGGCGCAGCCTGGCTACGCGAGGAGGCCTCGGAGGTCGAGAAGCTCGCGCTACGCGCCAGCTCCGCCGCGTCGCCGGAGGAGCTACGGGGCGTAGAGGCCAGGGCTGCGCGCCGCTACTGGGGCTCCCTGGCCCGGCTCCTCCCCGGCGGGCTCGGGTTCAGGGGCAGAGACCACTCCTCCAGGGACCCGGTGAACACCGTGCTCAACTACCTCTACGGCGTGCTCTACGCCGAGGTCTTCCAGGCCCTGGTGGTGCACGGCCTCGACCCCTACGTGGGGTTCCTCCACGCGCTGCGGCCCGGCAGCCCAGCCCTAGTCTACGACTACGCTGAGATGTTCCGCGCAAGCGCCGTCGACAGCCTGGTCTACAGCCTCTTCTCCTCCCGCGGCGCCCCCGAGGTCAGGGTGGACCCCGAGACCGGGCTCCTGGACCGGGAGACCCGGGCCGAGCTAGTCAAGTCCCTGTACCAGTGGCTGCGCCGCCGCGCCGTAGACTCGAGGGGCCAGGCGGAGCCCCTGGAGAGGCACATCAGGCTCTACGCCCGCCGGCTAGCCCAGAGCCTCCGCGCCGGAGCCGAGTACCAGGGCTTCGTGGAGGCGTGGAGACCGTGA
- a CDS encoding ATP-binding protein, producing the protein MSEPSGNVLGEGFVGFIVSVESYTEARAFVYNPGTRLLRYGALALVEDPRGERSYLALVVDVREHSLMPSVDEERLRQISRLLAARGAEYRDALQVARQLLSPSSSLVRWYSTRELKLRILGELAEDRLAIHEAPPRLTSIVREPPSELLERIVSRGLSVAGRGLYLGTLAYNPEVRVYLDPERLTTHLAVLGQTGSGKTETVKRIVAEYAWRKQFFSNGGGVVVFDVAGEYTGYPYSDPRVVPLLDAALNPSAFTSINASWLTNTRKTVLVPYDLSVISLYQRAEQVYAGDIAAMLEQLAGRYNAQGYRATAVLYARHHIYLVEPHREPRPISRGEAAQLLRAEPFLVVAAPLPDTLRVEEIAELARTRSEYFSLVVADMADRLGLLALDTVVSVKSLAAVAQLTWRTYQSLRSGDRSPHAVASRIRSIVQNVINNVLSAEPPERCRAVREAFENQGQLHGVFVDCPAWGTLLSLPLVLQDPAVDPWSVVEQALDTRIEDTGQTWRETLLRGARLAAQALTEQSWQTMASVVRGLDRVARMVSPLLDAAHYRLLAQRLLEGFSIVHLAPPSRGDTDAAVSRLLDELFHVSVANYRRGRRSLIVVEEAHNLAPTDEDRASKASLLRIAREGRKWGLSLVLVSQRPGFIDPGILSQAATMIALRITNPDDLAGIKRGVESASQEIVERLPDLEPGQALVSGLAVPERRIPLLTRVEMLRPRT; encoded by the coding sequence GTGTCCGAGCCGAGTGGGAACGTTCTAGGGGAGGGCTTCGTAGGCTTCATCGTCTCAGTAGAATCTTACACCGAGGCACGGGCGTTCGTCTACAACCCGGGTACGCGGCTGCTACGCTACGGCGCTCTAGCGCTGGTCGAGGACCCGCGGGGCGAGCGCAGCTACCTAGCCCTCGTAGTTGACGTGCGCGAGCACAGCCTAATGCCGAGCGTCGACGAGGAGAGGCTCAGGCAGATAAGCCGCTTGCTCGCCGCTCGGGGCGCCGAGTACCGGGACGCGCTGCAGGTGGCCCGGCAGCTACTATCGCCGAGCAGTAGCCTGGTGCGCTGGTACAGCACCAGGGAGCTGAAGCTACGCATCCTCGGCGAACTCGCCGAGGACAGGCTTGCTATACACGAAGCGCCGCCACGGCTTACGAGCATTGTCCGGGAGCCACCGAGCGAGCTACTCGAAAGGATAGTCTCCCGTGGCCTCTCCGTAGCCGGGCGTGGCCTCTACCTCGGCACGCTTGCGTACAACCCTGAGGTACGCGTCTACCTGGACCCAGAACGTCTCACTACACACCTCGCCGTGCTAGGCCAGACAGGGAGCGGCAAGACGGAGACCGTGAAGAGGATCGTAGCCGAGTATGCGTGGAGGAAGCAATTCTTCAGCAATGGTGGTGGCGTAGTAGTATTCGACGTCGCAGGCGAGTACACGGGCTACCCCTACAGCGACCCCCGGGTAGTGCCACTACTCGACGCCGCCCTAAACCCCTCCGCGTTCACCAGCATCAATGCCTCGTGGCTCACTAATACACGCAAGACCGTGCTAGTGCCCTACGACCTCTCCGTAATCTCGCTCTACCAGCGAGCTGAGCAGGTCTACGCCGGAGACATAGCAGCTATGCTGGAACAGCTCGCTGGACGATACAATGCCCAGGGCTACCGCGCTACGGCTGTGCTCTACGCGAGGCACCACATCTACCTCGTCGAACCACATCGCGAGCCACGGCCTATCAGCCGCGGGGAAGCCGCCCAGCTACTCAGGGCTGAGCCCTTCCTGGTGGTCGCGGCTCCTCTACCCGACACGCTAAGAGTCGAGGAGATAGCAGAGCTTGCTCGGACACGATCTGAGTACTTCAGCCTAGTAGTAGCCGATATGGCTGACCGGCTTGGCCTATTAGCCCTCGACACCGTCGTGTCAGTAAAGTCCCTAGCCGCTGTGGCGCAATTAACGTGGAGAACTTATCAGAGCCTAAGGAGCGGCGACCGAAGCCCTCATGCGGTAGCCAGTAGGATTAGGAGTATAGTACAGAACGTGATAAATAATGTCCTCAGCGCCGAGCCTCCGGAGCGCTGCAGAGCAGTCCGAGAAGCTTTCGAGAACCAAGGACAGCTCCACGGCGTGTTCGTGGACTGCCCTGCTTGGGGTACGTTGCTTAGCCTTCCACTAGTCCTCCAGGACCCGGCCGTCGACCCTTGGAGCGTTGTGGAGCAAGCGCTAGATACGAGGATAGAGGATACTGGGCAGACGTGGCGGGAGACGCTGCTCCGTGGGGCCCGGCTGGCGGCACAGGCTCTGACTGAGCAGTCGTGGCAGACAATGGCTAGCGTGGTGCGTGGTCTAGACCGTGTCGCGCGGATGGTTTCGCCGCTGCTCGACGCGGCGCACTACCGGCTGCTGGCCCAGAGGCTGCTGGAGGGCTTCAGCATAGTTCACTTAGCGCCGCCGAGTCGCGGGGACACAGATGCTGCCGTCTCAAGGCTGCTTGACGAGTTGTTCCACGTCTCCGTGGCAAACTACCGCCGCGGACGCCGCAGCCTCATAGTTGTTGAGGAGGCTCACAATCTAGCACCCACGGACGAGGACCGCGCCTCCAAGGCCTCGCTGCTCAGGATAGCTCGTGAGGGCCGGAAGTGGGGCCTAAGCCTCGTATTGGTCAGCCAGAGGCCTGGGTTCATAGATCCCGGGATACTCAGCCAAGCAGCTACCATGATAGCTCTCCGCATAACCAACCCTGACGACCTAGCGGGGATAAAGAGGGGCGTTGAATCCGCTAGCCAAGAGATCGTAGAGAGGCTTCCAGACCTGGAGCCTGGCCAGGCCCTTGTCTCGGGCCTCGCTGTTCCCGAGCGCCGGATACCTCTCCTCACTCGGGTTGAGATGCTCCGTCCTAGGACGTGA
- the cas4 gene encoding CRISPR-associated protein Cas4 — MPGHPEYTSPRPVTATLVKLHEWCPLLAWLAANTAPGIAPTPSMQQGRRSHAPDELTRIARQLGLQHAMVQVPLHSTRHNASGTIDILDPETGTIIEVKATARRRPHRSHLAQLAVYTLLAAENNLHPRRAAIATPEPRIIAELPIDHHTLQWAEKLIHRTRRTIDNPTPPLANQPPQKCRYCTHRHICPYPNT; from the coding sequence GTGCCAGGCCACCCGGAGTACACATCGCCTAGACCCGTCACAGCCACGCTCGTCAAGCTCCACGAGTGGTGCCCGCTCCTAGCATGGCTAGCAGCCAACACGGCCCCAGGCATAGCGCCGACACCCTCCATGCAGCAGGGGAGGCGCAGCCACGCCCCAGACGAGCTGACGCGGATAGCCCGGCAGCTAGGCCTACAACACGCCATGGTGCAGGTGCCCCTGCACAGCACCCGCCACAACGCGTCCGGGACCATAGACATACTCGACCCAGAGACAGGCACCATAATAGAGGTCAAGGCCACAGCCCGGCGGAGGCCGCACCGCAGCCACCTAGCCCAGCTAGCAGTCTACACCCTCCTAGCAGCCGAGAACAACCTCCACCCCCGACGCGCAGCAATAGCCACACCAGAGCCCAGGATAATAGCAGAGCTACCAATAGACCACCACACCCTACAATGGGCAGAAAAACTCATACACCGGACAAGGAGAACCATAGACAACCCAACCCCGCCCCTAGCGAACCAGCCGCCACAGAAATGCAGATACTGCACCCACCGCCACATCTGCCCATACCCAAACACCTAG
- a CDS encoding antitoxin AF2212-like protein, whose product MSEVEAIVRGGVLIPIKPLRELEGKRVRIRIIEVVDAEPEKMYAYLRLLREGDDAEELFEI is encoded by the coding sequence GTGTCAGAGGTAGAAGCCATTGTGCGGGGAGGCGTGCTGATACCCATCAAGCCCCTAAGAGAGCTTGAAGGTAAACGCGTAAGGATACGCATCATAGAGGTCGTGGACGCCGAGCCGGAGAAGATGTACGCCTACCTGAGGCTACTAAGAGAGGGAGACGATGCAGAAGAACTCTTCGAGATATAG
- the cas2 gene encoding CRISPR-associated endonuclease Cas2, with protein METVIILVAYDISDPGRRDRAAKLLQSMGLSRLQRSLYAGRGGAAKARDIARALERILDSETDVADILVLPDHAWSRRIEVGNGRARVPGRARPPGVHIA; from the coding sequence GTGGAGACCGTGATCATACTCGTAGCCTACGACATAAGCGACCCGGGCCGCCGCGACCGCGCCGCGAAGCTGCTCCAGAGCATGGGGCTCTCCCGGCTCCAGCGCAGCCTCTACGCCGGCCGGGGAGGCGCAGCCAAGGCCAGGGACATAGCCAGGGCCCTCGAGCGCATACTCGACAGCGAGACAGACGTCGCGGACATACTCGTCCTCCCCGACCACGCTTGGAGCCGCCGCATAGAGGTAGGGAACGGCAGAGCAAGGGTGCCCGGGCGTGCCAGGCCACCCGGAGTACACATCGCCTAG
- a CDS encoding type II toxin-antitoxin system PemK/MazF family toxin, with protein sequence MQKNSSRYRQGDIVLLELPFTDLLGSKLRPVLVVNALDLGEDLIVAKITGTPGRHRVPITQKDLEEGKLKKTSYVDCSTIFTVEKRLVIKRIGRLREDAIDVVKGELRRVLGL encoded by the coding sequence ATGCAGAAGAACTCTTCGAGATATAGACAAGGAGACATAGTACTCCTCGAGCTACCCTTCACAGACCTTCTAGGCTCGAAGCTACGCCCAGTACTCGTCGTCAACGCTCTAGACCTCGGAGAGGACCTCATCGTGGCAAAGATAACAGGAACACCAGGGAGGCACCGCGTGCCAATAACCCAGAAAGACCTCGAAGAAGGCAAGCTGAAGAAGACAAGCTACGTAGACTGCTCAACAATATTCACAGTAGAGAAACGGCTAGTAATCAAAAGGATAGGCAGGCTAAGGGAAGACGCCATAGACGTGGTCAAAGGGGAGCTAAGGAGAGTACTAGGGCTCTAA
- a CDS encoding DUF3782 domain-containing protein, with the protein MLRVEERLERLDRTLATVAHRFGALGEHAFREAVRGILQRYFGATAQRWSVYDAEGLVYGYPSMVEVDVVVRDGVHILVEVKSRVDAGDVLEPSRIARLYEKREGVRPRPVIVAGYATGKAREAAARLGVEIYTYMDTE; encoded by the coding sequence ATGCTCCGTGTCGAGGAGAGGCTCGAGCGGCTGGACCGGACCCTCGCCACGGTGGCGCACCGGTTCGGCGCTCTGGGCGAGCACGCGTTCCGCGAGGCGGTGAGGGGCATACTCCAGAGGTACTTCGGGGCCACCGCGCAGCGGTGGAGCGTCTACGACGCCGAGGGCCTGGTCTACGGCTACCCCTCCATGGTCGAGGTGGACGTGGTGGTCAGGGACGGGGTCCACATCCTGGTGGAGGTGAAGAGCCGGGTGGACGCCGGCGACGTGCTTGAGCCGTCGAGGATAGCCAGGCTCTACGAGAAGCGGGAGGGCGTCCGGCCCCGCCCCGTCATAGTAGCCGGCTACGCTACGGGGAAGGCCCGGGAGGCGGCGGCACGGCTCGGCGTAGAGATCTACACCTACATGGACACAGAGTAG
- a CDS encoding TM1812 family CRISPR-associated protein yields the protein MTRGEDVRGDKVLVVAFVGDPCGWSRVDYKPTKAPAKGKCNWFDVESIGESATSATTLKPLLASGARAAVYVPISVAFGMAGSRARNECCLGVDETDDCSLDRLGHIKAMAACAQRRLEAFLACELGDTSRVKVMVTPSVGRYRRGDGKAAAVFRGDAGLYYAYVLVTLYQMLLYYRPETLVVDTTHGINYATTMGLQATQRAAEAYAAATGSDLRVIVVNSEPVAGEEPQEGVSIYATLCRYIEPSDAVYSLASLKPPGRIYQPRAIEGEARQPPREVQERLKSIVHATRRVFAAVRALAAGLPLLGLHLYSEIENSQLDDIEQALGLVLDLVELASEVKRLGETFEVAYQYSLDPIDVDSLVAAHALSKALRELLGEAHRRQARHGRAIFYRLDDLEKIVEKLRGGLLGEQSYYIAMNEVSDMKVRLQAYDQVIGMSKDNPQLYAKVYAVAEGNLRAAFQADRVSCNTGERVFYAHAGLVKELLYVVKLDDDAYAVAYRPECFNNIERKIVAQLEKKR from the coding sequence GTGACCAGGGGAGAGGACGTGCGGGGAGACAAGGTCCTCGTTGTAGCCTTTGTGGGCGATCCGTGTGGCTGGAGCCGGGTAGACTACAAGCCCACGAAGGCTCCAGCCAAGGGGAAGTGTAACTGGTTCGACGTTGAAAGCATAGGAGAGTCCGCTACGTCGGCTACTACGCTGAAGCCGCTACTAGCATCTGGAGCGCGGGCAGCGGTCTACGTCCCCATCTCAGTGGCTTTCGGCATGGCGGGGAGCCGGGCTAGAAATGAGTGCTGCCTCGGCGTCGACGAGACAGATGACTGCAGCTTAGACCGGCTAGGCCACATCAAGGCGATGGCAGCGTGTGCCCAGCGACGGTTGGAGGCGTTTCTCGCGTGCGAGCTAGGGGACACGAGCCGCGTCAAGGTCATGGTTACGCCCTCGGTTGGCCGCTATCGGCGCGGCGATGGTAAGGCTGCCGCTGTCTTCCGAGGCGATGCCGGCCTCTACTACGCCTACGTACTTGTCACGCTCTACCAGATGCTCCTATACTACAGGCCCGAGACACTAGTTGTGGACACCACACATGGGATAAATTACGCTACTACCATGGGGCTACAAGCAACACAACGCGCAGCAGAAGCCTACGCGGCCGCTACCGGCAGCGACCTCAGAGTAATTGTGGTGAATAGTGAGCCCGTAGCTGGGGAAGAGCCTCAAGAAGGCGTCTCGATATACGCTACGCTGTGCCGCTACATTGAGCCTAGCGACGCGGTATACAGCCTAGCCTCACTCAAGCCTCCGGGCAGGATTTACCAGCCACGGGCCATAGAGGGAGAGGCTAGGCAGCCACCACGAGAAGTCCAGGAGAGACTGAAAAGCATAGTGCATGCAACTCGCCGGGTCTTTGCCGCTGTTAGGGCACTAGCTGCTGGACTCCCGCTGCTGGGCCTCCACCTCTACAGCGAAATAGAGAACAGTCAGCTAGACGATATCGAGCAGGCTCTAGGCCTTGTACTAGACCTAGTAGAGTTGGCGTCTGAAGTGAAGAGGCTAGGAGAAACATTCGAAGTAGCTTACCAGTATAGCCTAGACCCCATAGACGTGGACTCGCTTGTAGCCGCACACGCACTCTCAAAGGCTCTTAGGGAGCTGCTAGGAGAAGCACATAGGAGACAAGCGAGGCACGGGAGAGCAATATTCTACAGGCTTGACGACCTGGAGAAGATAGTAGAGAAGCTCAGGGGAGGACTGCTTGGCGAGCAGTCCTACTACATAGCTATGAACGAGGTATCCGATATGAAGGTTAGGCTACAAGCGTACGATCAAGTTATAGGGATGAGTAAGGATAATCCACAGCTCTATGCCAAGGTGTACGCAGTAGCGGAGGGGAACCTTAGAGCCGCATTCCAGGCCGATAGAGTTAGCTGCAATACTGGTGAACGCGTGTTCTATGCCCACGCCGGCCTAGTTAAGGAACTCCTCTATGTCGTCAAGCTCGACGATGACGCCTATGCTGTCGCTTACCGGCCCGAGTGCTTCAACAACATAGAAAGAAAAATCGTGGCACAGCTGGAGAAGAAGAGGTAA
- a CDS encoding winged helix-turn-helix transcriptional regulator: MQATLQQVATLAELAGKPAPRLVAINPQDPAAAIAQIAAALDPGTQATAIIDQATPETTLAIAIALLAHTTRTGNHTTIRTQHATIPLHTIHTILADNLPGIQRRIASHIHSHGPATIPQLASSLNLSERTIRRHTRALQRLNLLTQRANLILPTPWLTLYKKINT; the protein is encoded by the coding sequence ATGCAAGCAACACTACAACAGGTAGCCACCCTCGCAGAACTAGCAGGCAAGCCAGCACCCAGACTAGTAGCAATAAACCCACAGGACCCAGCAGCCGCAATAGCCCAGATAGCAGCAGCCCTAGACCCCGGCACCCAGGCCACAGCCATAATAGACCAAGCCACACCCGAAACAACCCTAGCAATCGCCATAGCGCTCCTAGCACACACCACCCGCACAGGAAACCACACAACAATCCGCACCCAGCACGCCACAATACCACTCCACACAATCCACACAATACTAGCAGACAACCTACCAGGAATCCAGCGCAGAATAGCAAGCCACATACACAGCCACGGCCCAGCAACAATACCACAGCTAGCATCCAGCCTCAACCTCTCCGAACGCACAATCCGCCGCCACACCCGCGCACTCCAACGCCTCAACCTCCTAACACAACGAGCAAACCTAATCCTACCAACACCATGGCTAACACTCTACAAAAAGATAAACACCTAG